One window of the Thermoplasmata archaeon genome contains the following:
- a CDS encoding PIN domain-containing protein yields the protein MAVGNEVFVDTGLWIAAARRPDAQHERGKALGQEILGRRVKVVISDMVLAEVVTFVLKKDGPEAARRLMDLLEENTTILYIDKPVLEDAKALLRQYWAPRKRISVCDATSVILMQRRGINDLYSFDSGFDGLPGIHRIG from the coding sequence ATGGCAGTGGGGAATGAGGTCTTCGTCGACACGGGCCTGTGGATTGCAGCGGCTCGAAGACCCGATGCCCAGCATGAACGCGGCAAAGCCCTGGGTCAGGAGATCCTCGGTCGGCGGGTCAAGGTTGTCATCTCCGACATGGTGCTGGCTGAAGTGGTCACCTTCGTCCTGAAGAAGGATGGTCCCGAGGCCGCGAGAAGGCTCATGGACCTGCTCGAAGAGAACACGACTATCCTGTACATCGACAAACCTGTACTCGAGGACGCCAAGGCCCTGCTGCGACAGTACTGGGCGCCGAGAAAGCGGATCTCCGTCTGCGACGCCACCTCCGTGATCCTGATGCAGAGGCGCGGAATCAACGATCTCTATAGCTTCGACTCCGGATTCGATGGTCTGCCCGGAATCCATCGCATCGGCTGA